Proteins from one Streptomyces sp. NBC_00390 genomic window:
- a CDS encoding iron-containing redox enzyme family protein yields MTLPMPDPRATTTTATATSAGAVLPQARGEVSSDLLAALRGAVGTHLPDPAAASRAAPFSEDLQLALYICYELHYQGFAGVDAAWEWDPELLRLRGAMERRFLAGLREGTAGHPGLETALDDIVVEPVDGTGITHFLAEEGTLWQLREYAAQRSLYHLKEADPHAWVIPRLRGRAKAAFAAVEFDEFGAGHPERIHAQLFADLMHDLGLDTTYGRYLDAAGPEMLATVNMMSLFGLHRALRGALVGHFAAVETTSSPASRRLAGAMRRTGAGPAAEHFYAEHVMADAVHEQVVRRDVIGGLLAEEPSLASDMAFGLAATAMLDDRFGDRLTSMWRTGRTSLRVPLGISRAEHDRGTTPPREREPGRT; encoded by the coding sequence ATGACCCTTCCCATGCCTGACCCGCGGGCCACGACCACCACGGCCACGGCCACGTCAGCAGGCGCCGTCCTTCCGCAGGCACGAGGCGAGGTGTCGAGCGACCTGCTGGCCGCCCTGCGCGGCGCGGTCGGCACGCACCTTCCGGACCCCGCGGCCGCCTCGCGCGCGGCGCCGTTCTCGGAGGATCTCCAACTGGCCCTCTACATCTGCTACGAACTGCACTACCAGGGCTTTGCCGGCGTCGACGCGGCATGGGAGTGGGATCCGGAACTCCTGCGTCTGCGCGGCGCGATGGAGCGCCGCTTCCTGGCAGGGCTGCGCGAGGGAACAGCGGGACATCCGGGCCTGGAGACCGCTCTCGACGACATCGTCGTCGAACCCGTCGACGGAACAGGTATCACCCACTTCCTCGCCGAAGAGGGCACGCTGTGGCAGCTGCGGGAGTACGCGGCTCAGCGCTCCCTGTACCACCTCAAGGAGGCCGATCCGCACGCCTGGGTCATCCCCCGGCTGCGAGGCCGGGCCAAGGCCGCGTTCGCTGCCGTCGAGTTCGACGAGTTCGGCGCCGGGCACCCCGAGCGCATCCATGCGCAGCTCTTCGCCGATCTCATGCACGACCTCGGCCTGGACACGACCTACGGGCGGTATCTGGACGCTGCCGGACCGGAGATGCTGGCCACGGTCAACATGATGTCGCTGTTCGGCCTGCACCGGGCGCTGCGAGGCGCCCTGGTCGGGCACTTCGCAGCGGTGGAGACGACGTCCTCGCCCGCGTCGCGACGACTGGCCGGGGCGATGCGCCGAACCGGCGCAGGCCCCGCAGCGGAACACTTCTACGCCGAGCACGTCATGGCCGACGCCGTGCACGAACAGGTGGTACGCCGGGACGTCATCGGCGGACTGCTCGCGGAAGAGCCCTCGCTCGCATCGGACATGGCCTTCGGCCTGGCAGCGACGGCCATGCTCGACGACCGGTTCGGGGACCGGCTGACGTCCATGTGGCGCACGGGGCGCACGAGCCTGCGCGTACCGCTCGGCATTTCCCGCGCCGAGCACGACCGCGGGACGACGCCGCCCCGGGAACGGGAACCTGGCCGGACCTGA
- a CDS encoding SRPBCC family protein: MAKTDRDSGNGEASGLDMLRDEFVDYLGAQVEHLADKAGDRLADLTDQLLDAADGDGPLPGGGFLKTIISGKAKGVKDSVLGKAKDALGGGGGGRKSGGGKSMNIVEVIDVGVPRRTAYDHWTQYEEFSTFTKGVRSVSKNDETTSDWKLKVGPSTRGWKATVQEQVPDERIIWTSEGAKGTTRGCVTFHEVTPDLTRIVLVVEYYPSGFFEKTGNLWRAQGRRLRLDFKHFQRHVSFADEEVEGWRGEIRDGEVVRSHEEALEEEEAEYDEEAEDEEAPDEEARDDEEAEDEEAPDEEARDDEEGDEEEYEGEYEDEYEDAK; encoded by the coding sequence ATGGCCAAGACAGATCGTGACTCCGGCAACGGCGAGGCCTCGGGCCTGGACATGCTGCGCGACGAGTTCGTCGACTACCTCGGTGCCCAGGTCGAACACCTCGCGGACAAAGCGGGCGACCGGCTGGCCGATCTCACGGACCAGTTGCTCGACGCCGCGGACGGCGATGGACCGCTTCCCGGCGGTGGGTTCCTCAAGACGATCATCAGCGGGAAGGCCAAGGGCGTCAAGGACAGCGTGCTGGGCAAGGCGAAGGACGCACTCGGCGGTGGTGGCGGGGGCCGCAAGTCCGGCGGCGGCAAGTCGATGAACATCGTCGAAGTCATAGACGTCGGCGTCCCGCGCCGTACCGCCTACGACCACTGGACCCAGTACGAGGAGTTCAGCACCTTCACCAAGGGTGTCCGCAGCGTGTCCAAGAACGACGAGACCACCAGCGATTGGAAGCTCAAGGTCGGACCCTCGACACGAGGCTGGAAGGCCACGGTCCAGGAACAGGTGCCGGACGAGCGCATCATCTGGACGTCCGAGGGAGCGAAAGGCACTACGCGCGGCTGTGTCACCTTCCATGAGGTGACGCCCGATCTCACACGCATCGTGCTCGTCGTCGAGTACTACCCCTCCGGATTCTTCGAGAAGACCGGCAACCTCTGGCGCGCTCAAGGACGGCGCCTGCGGCTGGACTTCAAGCACTTCCAGCGGCACGTCTCGTTCGCCGACGAGGAAGTCGAGGGATGGCGCGGCGAAATCCGTGACGGTGAAGTGGTCCGCAGTCACGAAGAGGCACTTGAGGAAGAAGAAGCCGAATACGACGAGGAAGCCGAGGACGAGGAGGCCCCGGACGAGGAAGCGCGGGACGACGAGGAAGCCGAGGACGAGGAGGCCCCGGACGAGGAAGCGCGGGACGACGAGGAAGGCGACGAGGAGGAGTACGAAGGCGAGTACGAGGACGAGTACGAAGACGCGAAATGA